CTGCGAAAAGATCGATGCCCGCGACTGGTGATGTACTGCTTGACACTTCGGTAGTGGTGGCGGTCTTGCGCCGCATTCCAGGCGTGAAGGAGCGGCTCCACGGTGCAGGCGAACTGTTTGTGCCGCTCGTCGTGTTCGGGGAATTGGAATACGGCGCGAATCTTGCCTCGCCTCCGGAGCGGCAGCGCGAGGCAATACGCACTTTCATGCTGGGCTCAACGGTGCTCTTGCCCACGCTGCGCACTGCCGCGGAATATGGACGCCTCAAGGCCGCATTGCGCACTGCCGGCACGCCATTGCCGGAAAACGACATTTGGATCGCCGCCCTTGCAGCCGAACGCGGCCTGCCGCTGGCGACGCGCGACAAACACTTCACGCGCGTGCCCGGCTTGGATGTGCTCGACTGGTCCTAGTGCGCGACAACCGCGCTTTAGATCGCCCTTTCAGGGCTCGGATTGTCGGATGACCGGGGATCCCAAGGCGTTGCCTTGGGCTGCCATGTCTCGCGCCTTCAGCGCTCACTGTTCCCACCCGACTGCCCTTTTTCTCGCTCTTCCTTCGCGGCTTCGCGACTTTGCGTGAGACCCTTCCGGCGTTCTACAGCAGGACGGGATCGGGCGTTGCGAATGTGTGATTGTGGTGGATACGAGAGGTCTGGTTTCCAATTGATGTCTTGGCGGATGACTGCGGGCTGGAAGCCCGAGCCACGGTTTTGGCTGATCTCCGACCGCTGACCCCTGCCCCGATTTCCGCGCCAACGGCGCAACCCACGACAGCCCATGGCAACGCCGTGGGATTCGATGGGAAGTCGCATCCTTGAGCCCTGAAGGGGCGATCCAACGCGCCGTTACGCCAAAAACTGGCCCGCCCATTCACCAATGCTTGCATCCCACCCCCACTGGAGGGGCATGCTTTGTCATGACCCGGGGACGCCCGCAGCTCTTCAACGCCAGCCATTCCGCATTCAACACCTCACCTCACCCCCACTCCAATCCATCCCATCCGGTTCACATCCGGTTCAATCCGTGGTTCTCCCCTGGCTTGTTTGGATCGAACAACCCGGCGTTGCAATGCGACGCACGTTCCCTGGTCACGACGGAGCGTGCCCCTCCAGGGAGGGAAAACTGGTGGGGGATGAACACGGTGGAGTGTTCCCGTGATTTTACGCGGCCAGCCAACCGCGTCTATTTCTCCTTCTCGATCAGGAGCGCTCCGAGCGCGATCGCGAGGACGAGAAAGAGTGCGATGAGTCTCCAGCCGGTGAAATCGACGTAGTACTTTTCCGGTGGTCGGAAGCGCTGGGGGGCGTAGGTGTAATGGGGCGGGAAAACCTCCACCTGCGTCAACACGGGCCAGCCCCACCCGTCCCAGAACGCCTCGCGTCGCGCATAGGGGAACGTGGCGTTCAGCTTCTTCAGGACCTCCGGACTCGTCCCCTCGAAAACCATGAAGACCGTCGGTTTCTCGATCGGGGGGATCGCCTTCAGCAGGTCCTGCTCACTCAAGTTCCTTCCGTCAATCTGCGGCGCGAAGAACTGAAACGTCTCCTGCTCCCACTTGTAATCCGGACTGATCAGGTAAACGCGGAACTCCTTTGAAAAACTGCGTATCTGGCGCATCGCGATGACGCGTCCCGCCGCATGATCGCGGGCGAAGCGATAATACACCTCCCAGTCGTGCACGCCTGAAAACAGCACCGCCGCCGCCAGTCCCGCCGGCAGCAGCTTTTCAATGACCCCACCCGACTCTATCGCAACCCGGCGCACCAGTCGCTCGATGCCGATCGCCGCCACGATCGCCATGCCGGGGACCGCGATGTTGAGGTGCGGCCAGAAGGGCGGATCGATCGTCAGCATGCCGCCGAACAAAAACGTCGCGCCCACCCAAAGCAGCAGAAACGCATGCGAGAACCGCAGGCCGCGCCTCAGGCAGAAGCCGAGTCCGAAAATGAAGCTGAGCGCCGTAAACGCTCCGAGCATCGGTTTCCGCAAGTGACAGATCGTGCTCTCATCCGGAAAATAAAACGGAGCCAGCAGGGTGCGTTTGATCTGCTCCCAGATCACCACCATGGCATTGCCCTGGCTGTTGTACTTCTGCGTGAGATGCGCCCAGGCCGGATCGGTCCACAGGACCACGTCCTGACCCCGCCCCCTGAACTGCGCGAATTCAATGATCCCATAGATCAGGTTCGGCCCGAACACCACCAGCACCCCGAGCACCGCAACCGCCCAGTGCCCATAACCCACCTGCGTCTGCCTCCCGCGCTGCAGCCACCACAGCGCAAACAGCCCGACAACCAGCAGCGGGCCGATGCGCGCCGAATAGTAGTCGAGCAGTCCGGCCCCGATCGCGACACCGCCGAGCGCGAAGCTCAGCAGCCGCCCGCTGCGCAGCCCGTGCACGAGAAACAGCCCCGCCGCCGCCACGAACAAGGTCGCCAGGGGCCCGAACACCTGGCGGGAAAAATGGATGTGCACATAGTTGAACGCGAGAAACGCCGCCGCAAGCAGCCCCACCCAGCGGTTGAAGAGGATGCGCCCGTAGGCGTACACAACGATGCACGTCGCGCTCCCCGCGAGGATGCTGAACATGCTCAGCCCAGTCAGCGACACCCCGAACAGGCGCATCGACCAGGCGATGAACTGGTGCTCCGAAAGCGAATGCACCGTCTTCGCCATCCCGACCCAGCGCCAGTCGCCGTTCTCGATCAGGCGACGCGACCGCAGCCCCATGATCGCGACATCGTTGTCCACATGGAGCGGAAGCTTGTCGATGTCATTGTACCGAAGCATGAACGCCAGGAACACAATGATTACGAGGAGCAGGTACTCCCACGCCGCGATCGAGCGCAGCGGCTTCAGGCTGAACTGTCGCCACAACGGAACCAGCAGCAGCACAATGCTGAGCAGCCAGGTCCAGCGCACGACACTGGTCTCCCCCATCAGCACATAGACCACGCCCGAGAGAAGATACGCGAGCAGCGCCGGCAGAAATGAACGAAGGTTCACAGCTTCCGTCTGCGACGAGGACGGCGCGGACGCCGCCGAAACGCCGGGTGATGGCAGCGGAAAATTCTCCTGCCGTTTGAACGCCCAGTAACTCGCTCCCAACGCCAGAATCAAAAACACCGATCCCGCTATCTGCTGCC
This genomic window from Opitutaceae bacterium contains:
- a CDS encoding type II toxin-antitoxin system VapC family toxin, producing the protein MPATGDVLLDTSVVVAVLRRIPGVKERLHGAGELFVPLVVFGELEYGANLASPPERQREAIRTFMLGSTVLLPTLRTAAEYGRLKAALRTAGTPLPENDIWIAALAAERGLPLATRDKHFTRVPGLDVLDWS
- a CDS encoding glycosyltransferase family 39 protein codes for the protein MTISRNTARSLLVFLPAVLFALLSNYCFTGEFITRFNDTAGDVWGRQQIAGSVFLILALGASYWAFKRQENFPLPSPGVSAASAPSSSQTEAVNLRSFLPALLAYLLSGVVYVLMGETSVVRWTWLLSIVLLLVPLWRQFSLKPLRSIAAWEYLLLVIIVFLAFMLRYNDIDKLPLHVDNDVAIMGLRSRRLIENGDWRWVGMAKTVHSLSEHQFIAWSMRLFGVSLTGLSMFSILAGSATCIVVYAYGRILFNRWVGLLAAAFLAFNYVHIHFSRQVFGPLATLFVAAAGLFLVHGLRSGRLLSFALGGVAIGAGLLDYYSARIGPLLVVGLFALWWLQRGRQTQVGYGHWAVAVLGVLVVFGPNLIYGIIEFAQFRGRGQDVVLWTDPAWAHLTQKYNSQGNAMVVIWEQIKRTLLAPFYFPDESTICHLRKPMLGAFTALSFIFGLGFCLRRGLRFSHAFLLLWVGATFLFGGMLTIDPPFWPHLNIAVPGMAIVAAIGIERLVRRVAIESGGVIEKLLPAGLAAAVLFSGVHDWEVYYRFARDHAAGRVIAMRQIRSFSKEFRVYLISPDYKWEQETFQFFAPQIDGRNLSEQDLLKAIPPIEKPTVFMVFEGTSPEVLKKLNATFPYARREAFWDGWGWPVLTQVEVFPPHYTYAPQRFRPPEKYYVDFTGWRLIALFLVLAIALGALLIEKEK